The genome window TCCACTACCATTGCACCGTGCAAAGCAAGCAAGAGCCCGTCCAAAGCACCTGCCTGTTCGATTGATTTAAGCATTTCCCGTTTGATTTCTAGATAGGCTGCCTCTGTTACGATGCCAGATGGAATAGCCGCTGCCGTAACCAGCGGTACGATTTCAGCGTTCTTTTCCTCCAGTATGTCAATAAAACCGCCTACTTCTGTTTTTGTGCCTTTATATGCCGTAATGATGGCTTTGTCTTTATAGAAGCCTTCGTTATAGAAATCCTGAATGGAAGTTTTGACCGGGCTGAACGAATGTGATTCATGATAAAAAAAAGCGATCCCGATACGTAGTTTGCTCATGTAATCTCCTCTTTTTCTGCCATTAGTAGGAAGCATGCAGATGCTGATTTTGCTCCCAAAGCTTTTGCAGCTGGGTCCTTGCTTCCTTAATATTCATGTGAAACTGGATGTCGCTCTTCTCTCGCGTCTCCTCCACCTTACGTATAGCAATCTGCACATCCTGCTCGCCGACCTGTCCGATCCCCAGCTGTCTACAAATGCTTTTTCCAGCGACTCTCCCCTGTTCCATGGCAATCTTGGCTCCTTCAACGCCCGTGACATTCCCCGCAACGTATAAGTTTCTCACGGTTGTTTCCATCGTACGGCTATGCAGGGGAACAGCCCCGCTTAATCCATCGATGCGAACAAATTTGCACCCTGCCGTTGCTGCCAATTCTCCAAGCGGGGTCAACCCGCCTGATAGGCATACGGCATCAACGGGAACAGCAGTCGATGTCCCGGAAATGATCTTACCGGTAGAATCAATCGAGGCAATCTCAGCGTGAGTTACCTGCCCTTCACCGTGAATAGCGACAAGCGCTTTTTTCAGTTGGAGCGGGATTCCCCACACCTTCAGTCCGTTGTTGGGATAAAAGCGTGCGGCAAGCTGAATGCCAAACCTGCTGCTGAGAAAAGCCCCGCCCGCCCGCAGCATTGGATTGGGAGCGAGATGGGCCATGGTTTGCAGCTGGTTCAGGACGCCCACAGGGTTGGATCGTCCTTCCGTAAAATCGCTTTGTCCAGGCAGAACAATTCCTGCTATCTCTACACCTGCCAGCTTCAGGGCACGGGCGATCGTCAATGACAAAACATCAACTCCCGCTATGACAACCCGTTTCCCTGGCTTCACTCGGTACACATTCGTCAAAACCTGAGCGGCTCCAACCGTCATCACCCCAGGCAGGGTCCAGCCAGGCATTGCCAGCGGTTTTTCGACCGCCCCGGTAGCAAGCAAGACAGCTCTTGCCTGAATATTTCGACACGGGAGATTACGGTTGCAAATATCGGCAATAAAAACATTCCAGCCTGCTTCCAATCCCCATACTTGTGTTTGCGGCATGAGTGTTACACCCGCAGCTTTTGCCTCCCCGACCAGCTTCGCCGCGATTTCTCCACCCTTCCACCAGTGATTTCCTTCCGGTTCCTCGTGCAGCTGACCCAACAGTTTGCCGCCGAATGTGCTGTTCTCATCTACGACGACGACAGAACCGCCGCGTGAAGCAATTTCTTTAGCGGCAGTTAAGCCTGCCGGACCTCCACCGATTACAGCAACATCAACTTTCACAGCCTGTCCCCCCTCTCTTTGGTGTTAGAATCATTCCCTCATCGACAGGTGTGATGCAGGCGCGAATTTCACCCGCGCCGGCCAAATGAATTCGGCATTCGTAGCAATGGCCGATGCCGCAGTAAAGTCCGCGTGCTTCTCCGCTTTTTTCGGAATGCCGCAAAGTGCGAACCCCATTGGCCAAAAGGGCGGCGGCGATGCTTTCTCCTTTATGTCCCGTATACGGTCTGCCTGCATACGTAAACGATACTTCTTCTACTTTATTCGGTGTAAAGACAGGGTGCGAAATGACTCTCATGACTGATCCCTCTCAACTAGCTGTCCGATATGGATGGGACGCACAGGATGATGGATGGTGAGCGAACTCGGATGCTCGACTATTTTGCTGTATTCTTCACTCACGAATGCCTCTAGCAGACTCCGGCATACTCGCCCCTGACAGGTTCCCATTCCGGCTCTGGTCTTCATCTTAATCTCCTGTGATGTACGGACACCTTGCCTGATCGCTGCATCAATCTCATGGCGGCTGACCTCTTCACATCGGCAAATCAGGTAGTCGGCTCTATCCATAACGGTTCACCCCATGTTTTGAGTCTGTCGTTTGCCCAGATGCGAAACGAGACGGAGAAAAATGGCCAATCAATTCTCTGATCCGCAGCGGGATTTCCTTGTCGGCATGCTCTGCGGCAATCATCCTGGAAAGCAGCTTTCCCATAACTGCCGACATGCCGTAACCGTGTCCGTTATACCCTCCGGAAACATACAGATTGGTATACTCTGTAATCGCTCCGAACAGCGGAAAGTGATCGGGTGTGATCTCCACCGTTCCGGCAAATGAGCGGATCAGGTGCTTCGTATGGTATTCAGGAAACAGCTCGACAAACCTGGTAGACAGCAGCTTGATTGCTTTTGCCGTGTTCGTTACATCAAAGCTCGTCACTTCCCAAGGACCGCCGCCGCCGTACAAAATATTGCCGGTATGCGTCTGTCGTAAATAGAGTCCGTTTCCCGATACGAATGGATCCATTCGTCTCTGCTCCAGAATTTCCGTTACCATGATTTGCGATCTGCGCGGAATGATCGGCAGATGAAGCTGAAGAAGTTTTCCCGCAAATTGCGTCCAAGGCCCCGTACAGAGGATGAACGTGTCTGCAGTGAGTCCCCCGTGTTCGGTTTGCGCGGCGGTAATCATCCCGCCCCTCACGGTAAAATCCTTTACTTCACAGTGGCTGATAAACTTCACACCGCGCTGTGTCAGCCATTCGATCATGCTTGCAATGGTCGTAAATGGGTAACTCTGGCCATCGATCGGGCTGAACAACGCTCCTCTGTTTTGCGGATGGATATCCGGGAGCAATTTGATTACCTGGTCCGGTTCAAGGAACATGGTCTCCAATCCGGCGATTCGGTATAATTCATGCGCTTTGCCCAGCTTTTCCACTTCCACATCATTCATTGCCACCATTGCATGTCCCGAGCGGATGAACCGAGTATCGATCCCAACCTCTGATAACTGCTCCCATAAGTCCATGGAAACCCTGACAAAGGGAACCTCCTCCAATTCACGCCCGAGAGCGAGCACCCCACCGCCATTTCTGCCAGAAGCAGCAGCACCAAAAGATTTGCTTTCTACCACGGTCACTTGGTAGCCTTCCTGATAAAGGAAGAATGCGGTCATGATGCCGACCAGACCACCGCCCACGATCAACACCCTGTGAGCACGCGAAGATCTGCTTGTACGATCCAATGCTCCAAAGATATAGTCATGCAACGTATGGTATACCTGGTTCATTTTATACGCTGTTTCAGTTGTCGTCGTTTCTACATTCAAAGAGAGCAGCGTTAAGCGGTCAACGTTTTTATCCATTGGAAAACTCCTCAAAAATTGGTATAAATCGTTTTCCATTCGGTCATGCAATCAAAAGCGTGATGAGACACTTCACGATGACCGTTTCCGGACATTTTCACGCCTCCAAATGCCATCCCCGTTTCGGCATTCGAAGTTCCATTATTGATGTAAACAAGCCCGGCTTCCAATTCTCGCGAAGCCCGATTGGCATAGTGCAGGCTATTCGTATAAATCGATGTGGACAGTCCGTATTCCGTATCGTTATTTACCTCGATCGCTTCCTCAAAATGCTCAACCGAAATGATTGCCAGTACGGGACCGAAGATTTCTTCTCGTGCAATGCGATGGTCTCTTCTGACATTCGTAACCACAGTAGGTGCATAATAGAAGCCTCCTTGATAAGCGGCTTCCTTCAAAGCAAAACCGCCTGTCAACAAGCGACCGCCTTCTTGTTTGGCAATCTCTACATAGGTCTCTACTGTTTTTAACTGCGAAGCATTTGCTAGGGGACCGATGTCGATGCCTGTTTCCAAGCCGTTACCTACTTTTAGCTTTTCAGTCAGTGCGACGATCCGTTGTTCCAATTCCTCACGAACCGATTCCACGACAATTACCCGACTGGCTGCTGTACAGCGCTGACCGGTTGTCGTAAATGCCGCTTTCACGATGCCTGCAGCTGCCTGATCCAAATCGGCGTCTTCCATAACAATTACGGCGTTTTTCCCGCCAAGTTCAAGCGAGATTCGCTTCAGCGTACGAGCGCCGATTTCCGCCAGATGGATGCCTACTTCCGTTGAACCGGTAAATGCGATTACTTTTACATCCTTGTGCTGGGCCAGCGCGTTTCCCACTTTGCTGCCGGTGCCGAGGATGAGATTCAGTACGCCATCAGGCAAGCCCGCGGATTCAAATATTTCCGTAAACAGCTTTGCTGATAAAGCAACATCTGACGCCGGCTTCCAGACGATTGTATTTCCGGCTACAAGCGCAGCAAAAATCTTATAGGCTGCCAGCGCGATAGGAAA of Brevibacillus choshinensis contains these proteins:
- a CDS encoding (2Fe-2S)-binding protein, producing the protein MDRADYLICRCEEVSRHEIDAAIRQGVRTSQEIKMKTRAGMGTCQGRVCRSLLEAFVSEEYSKIVEHPSSLTIHHPVRPIHIGQLVERDQS
- a CDS encoding NAD(P)/FAD-dependent oxidoreductase, with the translated sequence MDKNVDRLTLLSLNVETTTTETAYKMNQVYHTLHDYIFGALDRTSRSSRAHRVLIVGGGLVGIMTAFFLYQEGYQVTVVESKSFGAAASGRNGGGVLALGRELEEVPFVRVSMDLWEQLSEVGIDTRFIRSGHAMVAMNDVEVEKLGKAHELYRIAGLETMFLEPDQVIKLLPDIHPQNRGALFSPIDGQSYPFTTIASMIEWLTQRGVKFISHCEVKDFTVRGGMITAAQTEHGGLTADTFILCTGPWTQFAGKLLQLHLPIIPRRSQIMVTEILEQRRMDPFVSGNGLYLRQTHTGNILYGGGGPWEVTSFDVTNTAKAIKLLSTRFVELFPEYHTKHLIRSFAGTVEITPDHFPLFGAITEYTNLYVSGGYNGHGYGMSAVMGKLLSRMIAAEHADKEIPLRIRELIGHFSPSRFASGQTTDSKHGVNRYG
- a CDS encoding aldehyde dehydrogenase family protein, yielding MADVQLATNFIDGVWKSADNAESFTSRNPATGEMVGTCVMSKELDVTQAVQAANEAYQAWKKRPVPERADYLWKVAEILLQRKEHIAKMMTLEMGKVYAESLGEVDATIASCKYMAGEGRRMFGETIPTGSQDRMAMTVREPLGVVACITPWNFPIALAAYKIFAALVAGNTIVWKPASDVALSAKLFTEIFESAGLPDGVLNLILGTGSKVGNALAQHKDVKVIAFTGSTEVGIHLAEIGARTLKRISLELGGKNAVIVMEDADLDQAAAGIVKAAFTTTGQRCTAASRVIVVESVREELEQRIVALTEKLKVGNGLETGIDIGPLANASQLKTVETYVEIAKQEGGRLLTGGFALKEAAYQGGFYYAPTVVTNVRRDHRIAREEIFGPVLAIISVEHFEEAIEVNNDTEYGLSTSIYTNSLHYANRASRELEAGLVYINNGTSNAETGMAFGGVKMSGNGHREVSHHAFDCMTEWKTIYTNF
- a CDS encoding NAD(P)/FAD-dependent oxidoreductase; this translates as MKVDVAVIGGGPAGLTAAKEIASRGGSVVVVDENSTFGGKLLGQLHEEPEGNHWWKGGEIAAKLVGEAKAAGVTLMPQTQVWGLEAGWNVFIADICNRNLPCRNIQARAVLLATGAVEKPLAMPGWTLPGVMTVGAAQVLTNVYRVKPGKRVVIAGVDVLSLTIARALKLAGVEIAGIVLPGQSDFTEGRSNPVGVLNQLQTMAHLAPNPMLRAGGAFLSSRFGIQLAARFYPNNGLKVWGIPLQLKKALVAIHGEGQVTHAEIASIDSTGKIISGTSTAVPVDAVCLSGGLTPLGELAATAGCKFVRIDGLSGAVPLHSRTMETTVRNLYVAGNVTGVEGAKIAMEQGRVAGKSICRQLGIGQVGEQDVQIAIRKVEETREKSDIQFHMNIKEARTQLQKLWEQNQHLHASY
- a CDS encoding (2Fe-2S)-binding protein → MRVISHPVFTPNKVEEVSFTYAGRPYTGHKGESIAAALLANGVRTLRHSEKSGEARGLYCGIGHCYECRIHLAGAGEIRACITPVDEGMILTPKRGGTGCES